In the genome of Blastopirellula retiformator, the window GGCCGAAGTCTATGGCATGTCAGGCGATTCGTCGGTGCGCGAAAAGCTGGCCGAAGCGGTCAAGCTGATCGTCGATACGCAAAACATTGAAGGGGGTTGGCGGTACGAGCCGGTTCGCCAAGACGCCGACATTTCGGTGACCGTTTGCCAGATGATGGCGCTGCGGGCCGCCCGCAACGCCGGGATCTACGTTCCTAACGAGACGGTCGACCGCTGCGTCGATTACGTCAAACGGAGCCAGAACCCCGACGGCGGATTCATGTACATGCTGCAAAGCCGGGGACCGAGCGCGTTTCCTCGTTCGGCCGCTGGCGTCGTCGCGATGAACAGCGCCGGCATTTACTCGGGCGAAGAGGTCGATCGAGGGATGCAGTACCTGGTCGAGAATCTGCAGAACCCGCGTGAGATCCGCAGCAACAGCCACTTCTTTTACGGTCAGTATTACGCCTCGCAAGCGTTCTGGCACGCCGGCGACGCGCTGTGGCGTCAGTACTATCCGGTCGTTCGCGAATACCTGCTCAGCCGTCAGACCGCCGGCGGTTACTGGCCCGATTTCATCTGTCCAGAATATGGAACCGCGATGGCGTGCATCGTGCTGCAGATGCCGAACAACTACTTGCCGATCTTCCAACGATAGCCGCGCGATGTTTCGTCTTTGCCTGTTCGCCTTTGTGGGCCTCTTGGTCTGCGCAACCTGTTCGCTTCGCGCCGAAGGAACGCTCTTAGAGCGGAATCAACAGCGGCGGACCGCGCAGCTGACCGGCATCGAAGGGGACCAGTGGACCTTTGCGATCGATGGCCAAAGCGAGACGCTGCCAGCCGCGCAGATCGTGCAGTTTGGGGCGCCGGCTGCGGTCGTCAAAACGCCGCTGGTCTTGCTCAACGGAGGAGGGCGAATCGTCTTGCAAGACATCCTGCTAGCCCGCCGCGAACTGATCGGGTATCCCTCCAAGGCGTTCGATGAG includes:
- a CDS encoding prenyltransferase/squalene oxidase repeat-containing protein, encoding MTNPSRRQFLTALAAVPLAAQVNQCLGQAAPEMSRSADMITPEARTAINAGLTYLADRQIKDGRGRGAYGFDGYRANTAVVALSGMAFMAHGSSPGRGPYGQNIDYCIEYILANSQEGGFIAIPGAATHGPMYGHGFATLFLAEVYGMSGDSSVREKLAEAVKLIVDTQNIEGGWRYEPVRQDADISVTVCQMMALRAARNAGIYVPNETVDRCVDYVKRSQNPDGGFMYMLQSRGPSAFPRSAAGVVAMNSAGIYSGEEVDRGMQYLVENLQNPREIRSNSHFFYGQYYASQAFWHAGDALWRQYYPVVREYLLSRQTAGGYWPDFICPEYGTAMACIVLQMPNNYLPIFQR